From Erwinia pyri, a single genomic window includes:
- the ssuC gene encoding aliphatic sulfonate ABC transporter permease SsuC: protein MNKPLSRLANQLVPWALPVLLIVVWQIASQAGWLSTRILPSPEAILITFWKLSASGELWQHLAISSWRAAVGFTIGGSIGLILGLITGMSRLGERLLDTSVQMLRNVPHLALIPLVILWFGIDESAKIFLVALGTMFPIYLNTYHGIRNIDRGLVEMARSYGLSGWSLFIQVVLPGALPSIMVGVRFALGLMWLTLIVAETISANSGIGYLAMNAREFLQTDVVVVAIILYALLGKLADVSALLLERVWLRWHPAYQLKEDNA, encoded by the coding sequence ATGAATAAGCCGCTTTCACGTTTGGCTAATCAGCTGGTGCCCTGGGCGCTTCCGGTGCTGCTGATTGTGGTCTGGCAGATTGCCTCTCAGGCTGGCTGGCTTTCCACGCGGATCCTGCCCTCTCCTGAAGCCATTCTGATCACTTTCTGGAAGCTCTCTGCCAGCGGCGAGCTCTGGCAGCATCTTGCCATCAGCAGCTGGCGGGCAGCCGTAGGCTTCACCATCGGCGGTTCGATTGGCCTGATACTGGGGCTGATCACCGGGATGTCGCGGCTTGGCGAACGCCTGCTGGATACCTCGGTACAGATGTTGCGTAACGTGCCGCATCTGGCGCTGATCCCACTGGTGATCCTCTGGTTTGGTATTGACGAGTCAGCCAAGATTTTTCTGGTGGCGCTCGGGACAATGTTCCCCATCTACCTGAATACTTATCACGGTATTCGTAACATCGACCGTGGGCTGGTTGAGATGGCCCGCAGCTATGGCCTCTCTGGCTGGAGCCTGTTTATTCAGGTGGTGTTGCCGGGCGCCCTGCCCTCGATCATGGTAGGCGTACGTTTTGCGCTGGGCCTGATGTGGCTGACGCTGATCGTGGCAGAAACCATTTCCGCTAATTCAGGAATCGGTTATCTGGCGATGAATGCCCGCGAGTTCCTGCAAACTGACGTGGTCGTGGTGGCCATTATTCTCTATGCCCTGCTCGGAAAACTGGCTGATGTCAGCGCGCTGTTACTGGAACGCGTCTGGCTGCGCTGGCATCCCGCTTATCAACTGAAAGAGGACAACGCATGA
- the ssuB gene encoding aliphatic sulfonates ABC transporter ATP-binding protein has product MSELTPSPARLNAGTPLVIGGVSKQYRDRTVLNNIDLHIPAGQFVAVVGRSGCGKSTLLRLLAGLEKTTSGSLLAGNAPLSDAQDDTRLMFQDARLLPWKSIIDNVGLGLKGKAWKQNALEALEAVGLADRAKEWPAALSGGQKQRVALARALIHRPGLLLLDEPLGALDALTRIEMQDLIESLWQKHHFTVLLVTHDVSEAVAMADRVLLIEEGNIGLDLQVDLPRPRRKGSVRLAELEAEVLDRVMKRSPAAAEKRYAQR; this is encoded by the coding sequence ATGAGCGAGTTAACGCCTTCTCCGGCACGCCTCAATGCCGGAACGCCGCTGGTGATCGGCGGCGTCAGCAAGCAGTACAGAGACCGGACGGTCCTGAATAATATCGATCTGCATATTCCCGCCGGACAGTTTGTGGCGGTTGTGGGCCGCAGCGGCTGCGGGAAAAGTACGCTGTTGCGCCTGCTAGCGGGCCTGGAGAAGACCACGTCAGGGAGTTTACTTGCCGGAAACGCGCCGCTCAGTGATGCGCAGGATGACACCCGCCTGATGTTTCAAGATGCAAGATTGCTGCCCTGGAAAAGTATCATTGATAACGTCGGGCTGGGCCTCAAGGGCAAGGCCTGGAAACAGAACGCGCTGGAGGCGCTGGAAGCTGTAGGGCTGGCCGACCGGGCGAAAGAGTGGCCAGCCGCGCTTTCCGGCGGGCAAAAGCAGCGCGTGGCGCTGGCCCGTGCACTGATCCATCGTCCTGGTCTGCTGCTGCTGGACGAACCGCTGGGCGCGCTGGACGCCCTGACCCGTATTGAAATGCAGGATTTGATCGAGTCGCTCTGGCAGAAGCACCACTTTACCGTACTGCTGGTGACGCATGACGTCAGTGAAGCGGTAGCGATGGCTGACAGGGTGCTGCTGATAGAGGAGGGAAATATCGGGCTGGATCTGCAGGTGGATCTTCCTCGTCCACGCCGCAAAGGATCGGTGAGGCTGGCAGAGCTGGAGGCAGAAGTGCTGGATCGGGTGATGAAGCGTTCGCCGGCGGCAGCGGAAAAACGTTACGCTCAGCGGTGA